Below is a window of Streptomyces spongiicola DNA.
CGGGCCCTATCTTGAGGCCGTCGCCATGCTGGCCCGGACCCATGGTGCCCACCGCTACTTCGCCCATCGCCGGGAGGGCGCCGACAAGCTGCACCGGCTGGCGGCGGCCACCGGTCTGGAGATCGTCCGGCCCGATCTCCCGCTGGAGCTGATCGCCCGGCGCGGGCCGGTCGCACGCACGGTGCTGAGCTTCCCCTCCACCGTCGTGCACACGCTGCCGCTCGCGCTGGCGGGCACCGGTGTGACGGTGGCGGTCTGCGACATCGCCCCGGAGTGGCTCAGGGACACGGCGTCCCCCCGGGCCCGGGGCTTCCTCGCAGGGGTCACCGGAACGGCGCGGCACGTGCACCGGCTCTCGGCGCCCGCCTGACCCGCGGCCGGGAACGGTGGCGGAGGGCCTGCGGGTACGGGTGGGCCCGCCTCTCGGGGGCCGGCCCGCCACGGAGGGACATGCCGGGGGAGCGTTCGCCCCACGGCTGAGCGCACCGGCGGGCGCCCGCCGGAGCTGGGGAGAGCCGTGGAGCCGCGCGAAGAGACGAAGAGCCGCGCGGAAGACACGCGGAAGACAGGTGGGCAGCCGTGGAGCCGTGCGAAGACACGAAGAGCCACGCGCAACCACGCGCAACCGTGCGGAGCCGTGCGCAACCACGCGCAACCGTGGGGAGCCGTGCGCAACCACGCGTAACCACGCGCAACCGTGGGGAGCCGTGCGGAAGGAGGCGTACCGCGGGGAGCCGTACGTTCCCGCCGCCCGGCCCGGGGTCACCCGTACGGTCGACCCGGACGCGACAGGAGGCCGGAGAGTCCATATCGTGGTCAGAAGCGGGTGAGCTTACCCACACCGAACGTCGCCCAAGCTTCGTCAGACGCATTTTCTTCCCCCTGTAGGGCTGAACTTTTGTTGATCTCGAGTTAGTTGGGCCTGGAAGGGGCCTACTCTTCAACGGGTGAACCAGTTGATGTCCCGCGAGCCCGACGCCGGCCTCCCCGGCGAGTCCGAGCTGCCCGGCGGCCACGTTCTGCCCGGCACGCTGCCCGACGCCCTGCGCACCGAACTCATCGCCTTCCGCCGGGACTTGCACATGCACCCGGAACTCGGGAACCAGGAGTTCCGCACGACTGCCGCGATCAGGACGCGGCTGGAGGCCGCCGGCCTCCACCCGCAGGTGCTCTCGACCGGCACGGGACTCGTGTGCGACGTGGGTGCCGACCGGGTGCGGCCCATGCTCGCGCTGCGCGCGGACATCGACGGGCTGCCGATCCCGGACACCAAGGCGGGGGTGCCGTACCGCTCGACCGTGCCGGACCGGGCCCACGCCTGCGGCCACGACGTTCACACCACGGTGGTGCTCGGCGCCGGGCTGGTGCTCGCCGACCTCGACCGGCAGGGGCTGCTGCCCCACCCGGTGCGGTTGATCTTCCAGCCGGCGGAGGAGGTGCTGCCGGGCGGCGCGGCCGACGCGATCGAGTCCGGGGTGCTGGACGGAGTGGGCCGGATCATCGCGGTGCACTGCGACCCGCGGGTCGACGCCGGCCGGATCGGACTGCGCGCCGGTCCCATCACCTCGGCGTGCGACCGGCTGGAGATCACCCTCGACGGCCCCGGCGGCCACACCGCCCGCCCGCATCTGACCACGGACCTGGTCACGGCCGCCGCCAAGATCGTCACCGAGGTCCCCGCGCTGTTGGCCCGCCGGGTCGACACCCGTTCCGGACTCGCTCTGACCTGGGGCCGCATCGAGTCCGGGCACGCCTGCAACGTGATCCCGCAGCACGCGGAACTCGCGGGTACCGTCCGCTGCCTGGACCTGCCGGCCTGGCGGGAGGCCCCGGACCTGGTGCACGCGGCGGTCGACGAGATCGCGACCCTGCACCGGGCGAAGTCCCAGATCAACTACATCCGCGGGGTGCCGCCCGTGGTCAACGACCCCGTGGTCGCCGAGCTGCTGCACGACGCGCATGCCGCGCGGCGCGGATCGCAGGCGATCGAGGACACCGAGCAGAGCCTCGGCGGTGAGGACTTCTCCTGGTACCTGGAACACGTCCCGGGCGCCATGGCGCGCCTGGGCGTCCGTGCCCCTGGGTCGGGCACCCGCCTCGACCTGCACCGGGGCGACTTCGATGTGGACGAGGAGGCCATCCGTGTCGGCGTCGAACTCTTCACCGCGGCGGCGCTGCTCGACGACCACCGATCGTAACCGGACAGTTCACCTTGTGTTCGCCGAACGCGACGATCCGATAACGGCTGTCGAACACGTCTTTACCTGACATCTACGCGCGTTACGATCGCCGCAAAACCAGCGCCGGAAGTGGCGCTTTCGGTCAGGTTTATAAGGAGCCTCTCAGTGCGCCGGATCACCAGGATCGCCACCGTGGGCATAGCGTCCGCGGCTCTCGCGCTGTCCGCCACCGCGTGTGGCGGCAAGACCTCGTCCGAGACCGGCTCGGACGGTGGTACCAAGGCCGCCATCGCCTACGACATCGGCGGTCGCGGCGACCAGTCGTTCAACGACGCCGCCTACACGGGCCTCGCCAAGGCCGAGAAGGAACTCGGCGTCAAGGGCACCGAGGCCGAGCCCAGCGAGGGCGAGGCGGACCCGGACAAGGTCCAGCGCCTCACGTCGCTGGCCCGCGCCGGCAACAACCCGGTGATCGGCGTCGGCTTCGCCTACGCTCCGGCCATCGCCGAGGTCGCTCCGAAGTTCCCGGACACCACCTTCGGTCTCATCGACGACACCTCCAAGACCGGCAAGAACATCGCCAACCTGGTCTTCAACGAGGAGCAGGGCTCGTACCTGGCCGGTGTCGCCGCCGCCAAGGTGACGAAGTCCGACACCGTCGGCTTCATCGGCGGCGTCGAGACCCCGCTGATCAAGAAGTTCGAGGCGGGCTACGTCCAGGGTGTCAAGGACACCAACAAGGACGTCAACGTCAAGGTCCAGTACCTGACCCAGCCGCCGGACTTCGGCGGCTTCTCGAAGCCGGACCTCGGCAAGGCCGCCGCGCAGGGCCAGCTCGACGCCGGCGCCGACGTGATCTACGCCGCCGCCGGTCTCGCGGGCTCCGGCTCGATCGAGGCGGCTGCCAAGGCCAAGAAGTGGGCCATCGGCGTCGACTCGGACCAGTACAACCAGCAGGGCCTGGCCGCGTACAAGGACTTCATCCTCACCTCGGTGACCAAGGACATCTCGGACGCCGTCTTCAACCTGATCAAGTCGGTCAAGGACGGCAAGCCGCAGTCCGGTGAGATCCGCTACGGCCTGGACAAGGACGGCGTGGGCCTGGCCACCTCCAACCCGGCCTTCACCAAGATGACGGACGTCGTCGCCGCGGTCGACAAGGCCAAGGCCGACATCATCGCCGGCAAGATCGACGTCAAGTCCGCTCCGTAGCCGAGCGGTCCGATCCGATGGTCCCCGGGTCCGGAAGGGCGGTGCGAGCCGCCCTTCCGGACCCCGGGCCGGGTTCTGGCCGTCGGTTTTCGCTATTCGATATCGCTACGCGCGTAGAGCCCCTGTGGGCGCGGTAACTTCGCCCCACTCCCTGCCCGCGACACCCTTGTGGCGTCCGCCCTGCCCACTGCTTCTCGCTCCTTCCCCGCCAAGGAGAGTGCGTCATCAACGCGTCCAGTCCGTCAACGCCGCCGGCTGTAGAACTGCGCGGCATCACCAAGCGCTTCCCCGGCGTCGTCGCCAACCACGACATCGACATCACCATCGGCAAGGGCACGGTCCACGCTCTCGTCGGTGAGAACGGTGCCGGCAAGTCGACCCTGATGAAGATCCTCTACGGCATGCAGAAGCCGGACGAGGGGACGATCACGATCGACGGCGGGCAGGTCGGCTTCCACAGCCCGGCCGACGCCATCGCGGCCGGCATCGGCATGGTCCACCAGCATTTCATGCTGGCGGACAACCTCACCGTGCTGGAGAACGTCGTGCTCGGCGGCGAGAAGCTGTACGGGATCGGGGCGAAGGCCCGCGACAGGATCAGGGAGATCTCCGACGCGTACGGGCTGAACATCCGCCCCGACGTCCTCGTCGAGCAGCTCGGTGTCGCCGACCGCCAGCGCGTCGAGATCCTCAAGGTGCTCTACCGCGGCGCCCGCACCCTGATCCTCGACGAGCCGACCGCGGTGCTGGTGCCCCAGGAGGTCGACGCGCTCTTCGACAACCTCCGCGAGCTCAAGGCCGAGGGCCTGACCGTCATCTTCATCTCCCACAAGCTGGGCGAGGTGCTCTCGGTGGCCGACGAGATCACCGTCATCCGCCGCGGCACCACCGTCGGCACCGCCGACCCGCGCGGCACCACCCCGAAGCAGCTCGCCGAGCTGATGGTGGGCAGCGAGCTGCCCTCGCCGGAGACCCGCGAGTCGACCGTGACCGACGTTCCGATGCTGGACGTCGACGGGCTGCGGCTGACCGCGACCGACCCCGACGGCGTCGTCCGGGAGGTCCTCGACGGCATCACCCTCACCATCCACAAGGGCGAGGTCATGGGCATCGCCGGTGTCGAGGGCAACGGCCAGACCGAGCTCATCGAGGCGCTGATGGGCATGCGCGACCCCGACGGCGGCGTCATCACCCTCGACGGGACGGACATCTCCCGTGTGCCGACCCGCAAGCGCCGCGAGGACGGCATCGGCTACATCCCCGAGGACCGCCACCGCCACGGACTGCTGCTCGAGTCGCCGCTCTGGGAGAACCGCATCCTCGGCCACGTCACCGAGCGGCCCAACAGCGTCAAGGGCCTGCTCGACCTCAAGGCGGCCCGCAAGGACACCGAGCGGATCGTCCGCGAGTACGACGTCCGCACCCCCGGCATCGAGGTCACGGCCGCGTCCCTGTCCGGCGGCAACCAGCAGAAGCTGATCGTCGGCCGCGAGATGAGCCACAACCCCAAGCTGCTGATCGCCGCCCACCCCACCCGGGGCGTGGACGTCGGCGCGCAGGCGCAGATCTGGGACCAGATCCGCGAGGCGCGGCGGGAGGGCCTGGCGGTGCTGCTGATCTCCGCCGACCTGGACGAGCTGATCGGGCTCTCCGACACCCTGCGGGTGATGTACCGCGGCCGGCTGGTCGCGGACGCCGACCCCGCCACGATCACCCCCGAGGAGCTGGGTTCGGCCATGACCGGCGCTGCCACCGGGCACCTCGAGCACAACGAGAACGGTGAGGGCCGATGAAGAAGTTCGACAAGGACCGGCTGCTCCTCGGCCTCGCCGGCCCGGGCCTCGCCCTGGTCGTGGCGTTCCTGCTCACCTCGGTGGTGCTGCTCGTCTCGGACCGCGACCCGATCGAGCCGTACCGCCTGATGTTCCAGACGGCCGAGTTCACGGACGTCCAGGTCAACATCGTCAACCAGGCCGGCACGTACTACCTCGCCGCGCTCGCCGTGGCCGTCGGCTTCCGGATGAACCTGTTCAACATCGGTGTGGACGGCCAGTACCGCCTCGCCGTGATGCTCGCCGCCGTCGTCGGCGCGTCCGTCGAACTGCCCGGCCCCCTGCACATCCTGCTGATCGTGATCGTCGCCATGCTGGTCGGGGCGCTCTGGGCCGGTATCGCCGGAATCCTCAAGACCACCCGCGGGGTCAGCGAGGTCGTCTCCACGATCATGCTCAACGCGATCGCCACCAGCCTGATCGCCTGGATGATCCTCCCCGCCAACCTCGGCGAGCAGCTGCCCGGCTCGAACGACCTGACCACCGGCGAGATCGCCGAGTCCGGCTGGTTCCCCGGCCTGTCGATGGAGGGCGGCACCATCTACGGCTTCACCCTCGTCGCCTTCGCCCTCGGCATCGTCTACTGGTTCACGCTCAACCGCACCCGCTTCGGCTTCGACCTGCGCGCCACCGGCGCCAGCGAGTCCGCGGCGCAGGCGAGCGGTGTCGACTCCAAGAAGATGATCCTCACCGCCATGCTGATCTCGGGCGCGGTGGCCGGTCTCGTCGGCATGCCGCTGCTGCTGGGCCAGACCCACACGTACAGCCTGAGCTTCCCGGCCGGCGTCGGCTTCACCGGCATCACCATCGCCCTGCTGGGCCGCAACAACCCGATCGGCATCTTCTTCGCCGCGCTCCTCATCTCCTTCATCGAGAAGACCTCGGCCGACCTGGACCAGTTCGGCTACGAGAAGGAGATCGCGACGATCATGCAGGGGCTCATCGTGATCTCCGTCGTCGTGTCCTACGAACTCGTCCGCCAGTACGGGCTCCGCCGCCAGCAGCAGAAGGTCGGCGAGGAACTCGCCGCCCAGGCCCGCAGGAACAGGGAAGAGGTCGCGCTGTGAGCGACGCGCGCGCGGCCGCCGGGCCGCAGACGACGACGAAGGCCGCGGCCCTGCGCCGCGGGAGCGGAGAACGGGTCACCGCCCAGGCGTCAGCGCCGGGGGAGAACGAAATGAGGACGGCATGAGCGAGTCCACGAGCACGGTCTCGACGACGAGCACCGCGCCCCGGAAGGGCGGTGGACGCCCCACGCTGTCGCTGCCCGTCATCCTGCTGGCCGTCGCGGCCGGTCTCGCGCTGTTCTCACTGGTCCGAGTGATCAGCGGAGCCAACGACCTGACCTCGGTCGGCCAGGTCTCCGGAGCCCTGCAACTGGCCGTGCCGATCGGCCTCGCCGGTCTCGGCGGCCTGTGGGCCGAACGGGCCGGTGTGATCAACATCGGCCTCGAAGGCATGATGATCATGGGCACCTGGTTCGGCGCCTGGGCCGGGTTCCAGTGGGGCCCCTGGTCCGGTGTCCTGATGGGCGTCGTCGGCGGCGCGCTCGGCGGCCTGCTGCACGCGATCATGACGGTGACGTTCAACGTGAACCACATCGTCTCGGGTGTGGCCATCAACATCCTCGCCGTCGGCGTCACCCGCTACCTGTCGAACTTCACCTTCGCCGAGGAGCCCGGCGGCTCCTCGAAGCAGTCCCCGCGCATCGACGAGATCCCCGAGATCACCATCCCCGGGCTCTCGGAGGCCCTGGCGGACCTCCAGGCCAGACACTGGTTCTTCGTATCCGACCTGGCGGGCGTGCTCGGCGGCCTGGTCACCGACCTGTCCCTGCTGACGGTGATCGCACTGCTGCTGGTGCCCGCCACCTGGTTGATCCTGTGGCGCACCGGCTTCGGCCTGCGGCTGCGGTCCTGCGGTGAGAACCCCGTCGCCGCCGAGACCCTCGGCGTCAACGTCTACAAGTACAAGTACATCGCGGTGATCGCCTCCGGCGGGCTCGCCGGACTCGGCGGCGCCTTCCTCGTGATCGTCTCCACCGGCATCTACCAGGAGGGCCAGACCGGCGGCCGCGGCTACATCGGTCTCGCCGCGATGATCTTCGGCAACTGGATGCCGGGAGGAATGGCACTCGGAGCCGGACTGTTCGGCTTCACCGACAGCCTCAAGCTGCGCGGCGGCGCCGAGAACGTCCACGCCATGCTTCTGCTGCTGGCGATCCTGCTGGTGCTGGCCTTCGCCTGGCAGCTGTACAAGAAGAAGTACTGGCAGGGCGCGATCTCCCTCGCCGTCGCCGGCATGCTCTTCACCTGGTACGGACTCACCGACGCGCTGCCCAGCCAGTTCGTGGACGCCGCTCCCTATGTCACCACCCTGCTGGTCCTCGCGCTCTCGGCACAGCGCCTCAGGCCGCCGAAGGCCGACGGTCAGCCGTACCGGAAGGGGCAGGGCAAGTGACGCCCGGCCCCGCCCCGGCCGCCGAGGCCGGAGCCGCCGACTGGGCGGCCCTGCGCGAGGCCGCACGGGACGCGATGTCCCACGCGTACGTCCCCTACTCGGGCTACCCGGTCGGTGCGGCCGCCCTCGTCGACGACGGCCGCACCGTCAGCGGCTGCAACGTCGAGAACGCCTCGTACGGCCTGTCGCTGTGCGCCGAGTGCGGACTCGTGTCGCAGTTGCAGGCCTCGGGCGGCGGCCGGCTCACCCACTTCACCTGTGTGGACGGCAACGGCGACGTGCTGATGCCGTGCGGCCGCTGCCGCCAGCTCCTGTACGAGTTCGGCGGGCCCGCCCTGCTGCTGGACACCGAGGCGGGCATCCTGCCCCTCTCCGAGATGCTGCCCCTGGCCTTCGGCCCGCAGAAGCTGGGCCCCGGCGGGCCCGGCCCGGACCGGCCGGGGTCGCAGGAACCGGGCCCGGAGAAATCCGGCCCGGAGGGATCCGGCCCGGAAGGGCTCCGCTAGCGCCCGGAGGGCACCGGGCCCCGCGGGCCATGACCCGGCGGCCCCTCCGCCGCTCCGGCGGAGGGGCCGCGCCATCTTTCGCACCACCTCGTTCGCACCCGGAAGGACCCCACAGCACATGGACGCCATCTCCGTCATCCGCACCAAGCGCGACCGAGGCGAACTCTCCCCCGAGCAGATCGACTGGGTCATCGACGCGTACACCCGCGGCGAGGTCGCCGACGAGCAGATGTCGGCCCTGGCGATGGCGATCCTGCTCAACGGCATGAACCGCACCGAGATCGCCCGCTGGACCGCCGCCATGATCGCCTCCGGCGAGCGCATGGACTTCTCGTCGCTGTCCCGCCCGACCGCCGACAAGCACTCCACCGGCGGCGTGGGCGACAAGATCACGCTTCCGCTGGCACCGCTGGTCGCCGCCTGCGGCGCCGCCGTGCCGCAGCTGTCCGGCCGCGGCCTCGGCCACACCGGCGGCACCCTCGACAAGCTGGAGTCCATCCCCGGCTGGCGGGCGCTGCTGTCCAACGAGGAGATGCTGCGGGTCCTCGACACCACCGGTGCGGTCATCTGCGCCGCGGGCGACGGGCTCGCCCCCGCCGACAAGAAGCTCTACGCGCTGCGCGACGTCACCGGCACGGTCGAGGCGATCCCGCTGATCGCCTCCTCGATCATGTCCAAGAAGATCGCCGAGGGCACCGGCTCGCTCGTGCTGGACGTGAAGGTGGGCTCCGGTGCCTTCATGAAGAACGTCCGGGACGCCCGGGAACTGGCCTCCACCATGGTCGGCCTCGGCACGGACCACGGCGTGAGGACCGTGGCGCTGCTCACCGACATGTCCACCCCGCTCGGCCTCACCGCCGGCAACGCCCTGGAGGTCCGCGAGTCCGTCGAGGTGCTGGCGGGCGGCGGCCCCGCCGACGTCGTCGAGCTGACCCTCGCGCTGGCCCGCGAGATGCTCGACGCGGCCGGCGTCGGGGACGCCGACCCGGCGAAGGCCCTGGCCGACGGTTCGGCGATGGACGTATGGCGCCGCATGGTCGCCGCGCAGGGCGGAGACCCGGACGCCGCGCTCCCGGTCGCCCGCGAGCAGCATGTGGTCACGGCAACGGCCTCGGGCGTGCTGACCCGCCTCGACGCCTACCGGGTCGGCGTCGCGGCCTGGCGCCTGGGCGCCGGCCGGGCCCGCAAGGAGGACCCCGTGCAGGCGGGCGCCGGCGTCGAACTGCACGCCAAGCCCGGCGACGAGGTCACCGCGGGCGCCCCGCTGATGACCCTGCACACGGACACCCCCGAGAAGTTCGACTACGCCCTGCGGTCCCTGGAGGGCTCCTTCGACATCGCCGCACCGGGCACCGCCCACGAGGCGACCCCGGTGGTGCTGGAGCGCATCGCCTGATCCGGGCTTGCGCGTCACCCGTCCCCGACGCGTTCCGGGGCGGTGACGTCCTCCCGGTCGCCGACCCGTTCCCGGTCGGCGACTTCCTCCGGGTGAACGGGACCGGCGGTGGCCGCCGGTCCCGTTCGGCATGCTGCTGGACTCGGTGACGCACCGGCAGAGGAGACCGCCATGAGCGCACTCAGCGTCGACCCACCGGCCCCTCACGGCCGGGAGTGGGACGACCTCGTCCGACTCCGGGAGGAGACGGACGCGCCCGAGGGCTGCAAGGCGGAGATCGTCGAGGGGATCGCCACCGTGTCACCCACGCCTGCGAACAGCCACAACAGCGTCGCCCAGCGGGTCCAGCGGCAGCCGTACACGGTGATTCCCGAGGACTGGGGCGTCTACCAGACCCTGGCCGTGGCCATTCCCTCTCGGCTGGGCATGTTCGTTCCGGACCTGGTCGTGGCGCCCGAGGCGGCTCTCGGCGAACCCGGCCACCACATCCCCGCCGCGGCCGCCCTGCTCGTCGTCGAGACCACCTCGAAGTCCAGCGCCGACCACGACCGGATCGAGAAGCTGCACGGCTGCGCGACGGCCGGAGTGCCCTTGTATCCGCTGCTCGACAGCCGGCACTCGGGGCGGCCCACAGCGACCCTGTACGGACATCCCGGGAACGCCACGTACCGCGTACTCGACACGGTGGAGTACGGAGAAGGGCTGCACATCTCCGCCCCCTTCGACCTCACGATCGACACCGGCGCCTTCCCCGCCGGCTGACAGCGCGCGCGGACTTCCCTGCCCGCCCCTGCCCGCCTCGCGCGGGTTGTGACCGCGCCGCTCCGATGAGTTGCCGCGGCGGGCGCGGTCTCCTCTCCTATGGACAGCATCGAGCAGCCCGTCGTTCTGGAACTCAGCGGCCGGATCACCCCGGCCGATGTGCCGTTGCTGTGCGCCCGGCTGTGGAGACACACCGCCGCCGGAGGTGCCGGCGGGGAGATCGTGTGCGACGCGGGCCGGCTGGCCGTCGCCGATCTGACGGCCGTGCACGCCGTGGCCCGGCTGCGGCTGACCGCGCGGAGACTGGGCCGGGAGCTGCGGCTGGTGAACGCCGGTCCCGAACTGCTCGCCCTGCTCGACCTCACCGGGCTGGGCGGCGACGACCCGGGCCGGGCGGCTCCGGTCAGCCCCCGGTGCTGAGCCGCTGTGCACTCAGCCCCCGGCGCTGAGCCGCTCCGGCACTCGGCCCCCGGCGCTGAGCCGCTCCGGCAGCCCGAACAGCGGGAACCACCGCTCGGTGTCGAGGAAGAAGTCCATCGCGCCGATCCGGCCGCCGGTGACCTCCAGGACGATCAGCGCCCACGGCGTGTAGCCCTCGCAGTCCCGGCCGCGGTGGTACTGCGCGAAGGCCGGCGAACCGTTGGCCACCGTCGGGAGCAGCTTCGAGCCGCGGCACACCTCCCCGGGACCGAGCATCCAGCCCGTGATGTCGTCGTGGCCGCGCAGCCACAGGTCGTACGGGGGCATGGACATCGTGGCGTCCTCGTGGAGCAGCGCCGTCAGCGCCCGCATGTCGTACCCCTGGAAGGCGGCGACATAGCGCTCCAGCAACTGCTGCTGCTCCTCGTCGAGCGGGTCCGCCGCATCGGAGTCCGAGGGGTCGTAGTCGGCGAGGGAGGCGCGGGCCCGCTGGAGCGCGCTGTTGACCGAGGCGGTGGACGTGCCCAGGAGTTCGGCCACTTCGGCGGCCTTCCACGCCAGCACCTCCCGCAGGATCAGCACCGCGCGCTGCCTCGCGGGCAGGTGCTGGAGCGCCGCGACGAACGCCAGCCTGATCGACTCGCGCTCCACCGCCGTGTCGGCCGGGTCGGCCACGGACGGCAGCACCCGCCCGTCCGGCACCGGCTCCAGCCAGGTGATCTCCGGACGGGCGGTGAGCCGGGCCCGCGCCACCGGGGTGGCCTCGGTCAGGTCCATCGGACGGGCCCGGCGGTTGCCCGCCTGAAGCATGTCCAGGCACACGTTGGTGGCGATGCGGTACAGCCAGGACCGCAGCGAGGACCTGCCCTCGAACTTCCCGAGGTTCTTCCAGGCCCGCACCATGGTGTCCTGGACCGCGTCCTCCGCCTCGAAGGCGGAGCCGAGCATGCGGTAGCAGTATCCGGTCAGCTCCCTCCGGTGGCCCTCCAGCCTGGATTCGAGGTCCCGTGCCGTCGCCTGATCATCCATGGGTCTGTCCTGTCGCCGTCCGCTCCAGCCCTCGGGACGCTACAGGGCGGCACTGACAGAGGGCCTCAGGTGCCGGGCTTGCGACCGTAGACGTGCACGTCGTCCCCGTTCCTGAGCAGGTTCCAGTACGCCTTGGCGTCCGCCGGCCGCATATTGACGCACCCTCCGGAGCCGGGCGGGTTGTACATGCTCTTGGTGACCGAGTGGAACGCCTGCCCGCCGTCGAAGAACTGCGAGTGCGGCATCCACACCTTGTAGATCGTCGACCAGTGGTTGGCGCTGCGGTAGTAGATCCGCTTCGCGCCGGTCCGGGTCTCCGCGCCGTCCCGCCCGGTCCGCACCGGGACCGGCCCGTACGTCAGCTTCGCCCCGTCCTGGATCCAGCTCAGCTGCCTGGTCAGGTCGACGCAGGCGATGCGCCCCTTGGTGGTCGGGCAGACGCCGGCCTTGTTCGGGGTCGTGCCCGCGGCCCGCTGGGCGAGGATGGTGCTCATCGTGCGCCAGGTGACCGGACCCGCGTAGCCGACGGTCGGGGTGATCCCGTGCCACCGCTGGAAGGTCTGGATCGCCTTGCAGTCCGACGGCGACTGCCGCCCGTCGACCTTCAGGCCCATGAACTTCTCGACCTCCTTCTGGTAGGGCCCGGTCGACGTCGTGCACGACGCCGCCTGGGCCGGCGCGGCGCCGAGCGCCAGGCTCAGCGGCACCACCAGCCCGGCGGCGCCGAGGGCGACGCCACCCCGTCTCCGTATGGTCCCCCACTGCCCTGTGCGTCCCACGGTCACCAACTCCCCTGCACGCCCGGTGCGGTTGCCTTGAACCTTGGACGCGTACGGGCGAGCCGTGGTTGTAGGGAGGAGGGCACGGATTCGGCAGAACCGCCGGGGCCGGGCCGGGGGTCGGGGCGAGGGCCGGGGCGGGATGCGGTGGGGCCGGGGTGGGGCCGGGGTGGGGCCGGGGTGGGACTCCGCCACCGCCGTCACAGCAGCCTCAGTGGCCCACCGCCGCCGCGGAGAGCACGGGACGGCGTTCCCGCACCCGCGCCGCGTACGAGCCGTACAGCGTGATCGACACGACCCCGAGCACCGCCAGCAGCCCCAGCAGGACCGTGCCCGCCCAGCCCCCGGAGTGGAAGGCGACGGCGCCCAGCGTGCCGCCCGCGCTGCTGCCCAGGTAGTACGCGGACTGGTAGAGGGCAGAAGCCTGCGCGCGGCCCGTCGCCGCGGTACGGCTGACCGAGGAGGAGGCCACCGCGTGCCCCGCGAAGAAGCCCGCCGTGATCAGCACCAGGCCCGCCAGCACCGCGGTCAGCGAGTCGGCGAGCGACAGCAGCAGACCCGCCGCCGTCGTGCCGACCGCCAGGTACAGCGCACCGCGCCGGCCCAGCCTCCCCACCAGGCGGCCCGCCGCGGCCGACGACACCGTACCGACCAGATAGACCAGGAAGACGGAGCCGACGACCCCCTGGGACAGCCCGAACGGGTCGGCCGCGAGGCGGTAGCCGATCACGGTGTACACCGCGCCGAAGACCGTCATGAACAGCGCGCCGATCCCGTACAGCCGCATCAGCAGCGGGTCCGACAGATGACCGCGGACGGTGCGCGCCAGCGCGCCCGGGTCCAGCGGGCCGGGTGCGAAGTGCCGCGCCTTCGGCAGCAGCAGCCGGAACGCCACGGTGCAGACCACCGCCATCAGCCCGACCGCGGCGAGGGCCGCCCGCCAGCCCCACAGCTGCGCGACCCAGCCCGTCACGATCCGGCCGCTCATCCCGCCGACGCTGCTGCCCGCGACGAACAGCCCGATCGCCCCGATCAGCGCCTTCGGGCGCACCTCCTCCGCCAGGTACGCCATCGCCGAGGCGGGGATGCCCGCCAGCGCCGCGCCCTGCACCGCGCGCAGGGCCACCAGCCACTCCGGGCCGGGCGCGAACGGGACCAGCA
It encodes the following:
- a CDS encoding STAS domain-containing protein encodes the protein MDSIEQPVVLELSGRITPADVPLLCARLWRHTAAGGAGGEIVCDAGRLAVADLTAVHAVARLRLTARRLGRELRLVNAGPELLALLDLTGLGGDDPGRAAPVSPRC
- a CDS encoding L,D-transpeptidase family protein; translation: MRRRGGVALGAAGLVVPLSLALGAAPAQAASCTTSTGPYQKEVEKFMGLKVDGRQSPSDCKAIQTFQRWHGITPTVGYAGPVTWRTMSTILAQRAAGTTPNKAGVCPTTKGRIACVDLTRQLSWIQDGAKLTYGPVPVRTGRDGAETRTGAKRIYYRSANHWSTIYKVWMPHSQFFDGGQAFHSVTKSMYNPPGSGGCVNMRPADAKAYWNLLRNGDDVHVYGRKPGT
- a CDS encoding sigma-70 family RNA polymerase sigma factor; amino-acid sequence: MDDQATARDLESRLEGHRRELTGYCYRMLGSAFEAEDAVQDTMVRAWKNLGKFEGRSSLRSWLYRIATNVCLDMLQAGNRRARPMDLTEATPVARARLTARPEITWLEPVPDGRVLPSVADPADTAVERESIRLAFVAALQHLPARQRAVLILREVLAWKAAEVAELLGTSTASVNSALQRARASLADYDPSDSDAADPLDEEQQQLLERYVAAFQGYDMRALTALLHEDATMSMPPYDLWLRGHDDITGWMLGPGEVCRGSKLLPTVANGSPAFAQYHRGRDCEGYTPWALIVLEVTGGRIGAMDFFLDTERWFPLFGLPERLSAGGRVPERLSAGG
- a CDS encoding Uma2 family endonuclease, whose protein sequence is MSALSVDPPAPHGREWDDLVRLREETDAPEGCKAEIVEGIATVSPTPANSHNSVAQRVQRQPYTVIPEDWGVYQTLAVAIPSRLGMFVPDLVVAPEAALGEPGHHIPAAAALLVVETTSKSSADHDRIEKLHGCATAGVPLYPLLDSRHSGRPTATLYGHPGNATYRVLDTVEYGEGLHISAPFDLTIDTGAFPAG
- a CDS encoding cytidine deaminase yields the protein MTPGPAPAAEAGAADWAALREAARDAMSHAYVPYSGYPVGAAALVDDGRTVSGCNVENASYGLSLCAECGLVSQLQASGGGRLTHFTCVDGNGDVLMPCGRCRQLLYEFGGPALLLDTEAGILPLSEMLPLAFGPQKLGPGGPGPDRPGSQEPGPEKSGPEGSGPEGLR
- a CDS encoding MFS transporter; its protein translation is MPSASTGAPATVGALSSPSPEPAPPRLAPGRPGYRRMNLALFAAGVAAFALLYSTQALLPAVSAEFGVTASTASWTVSAATGALALCVLPLSALSERFGRVRLMTVSLVVATALGLLVPFAPGPEWLVALRAVQGAALAGIPASAMAYLAEEVRPKALIGAIGLFVAGSSVGGMSGRIVTGWVAQLWGWRAALAAVGLMAVVCTVAFRLLLPKARHFAPGPLDPGALARTVRGHLSDPLLMRLYGIGALFMTVFGAVYTVIGYRLAADPFGLSQGVVGSVFLVYLVGTVSSAAAGRLVGRLGRRGALYLAVGTTAAGLLLSLADSLTAVLAGLVLITAGFFAGHAVASSSVSRTAATGRAQASALYQSAYYLGSSAGGTLGAVAFHSGGWAGTVLLGLLAVLGVVSITLYGSYAARVRERRPVLSAAAVGH
- a CDS encoding thymidine phosphorylase, translating into MDAISVIRTKRDRGELSPEQIDWVIDAYTRGEVADEQMSALAMAILLNGMNRTEIARWTAAMIASGERMDFSSLSRPTADKHSTGGVGDKITLPLAPLVAACGAAVPQLSGRGLGHTGGTLDKLESIPGWRALLSNEEMLRVLDTTGAVICAAGDGLAPADKKLYALRDVTGTVEAIPLIASSIMSKKIAEGTGSLVLDVKVGSGAFMKNVRDARELASTMVGLGTDHGVRTVALLTDMSTPLGLTAGNALEVRESVEVLAGGGPADVVELTLALAREMLDAAGVGDADPAKALADGSAMDVWRRMVAAQGGDPDAALPVAREQHVVTATASGVLTRLDAYRVGVAAWRLGAGRARKEDPVQAGAGVELHAKPGDEVTAGAPLMTLHTDTPEKFDYALRSLEGSFDIAAPGTAHEATPVVLERIA